Proteins co-encoded in one Brassica oleracea var. oleracea cultivar TO1000 chromosome C4, BOL, whole genome shotgun sequence genomic window:
- the LOC106338738 gene encoding uncharacterized protein LOC106338738, whose product MATVKRSKINAVNSWSSQILGKFGRSDKVMLAERKCSCKYFDNIKIPCGHAMLAADGVGVPHDTLCGHWYKTTVWRETYAGVISLHSDARDVDIPEEVSSQVMYPPNTKRQPGRRRKTRIPSTGEIRVPKKKVSKNICGRCREEGHNRTNCTVPI is encoded by the exons ATGGCAACTGTGAAGAGAAGCAAGATAAATGCAGTGAATAGCTGGAGCAGCCAAATTTTGGGAAAGTTTGGTAGATCAGACAAAGTGATGCTAGCAGAGAGGAAGTGTAGTTGTAAGTATTTTGATAATATCAAAATTCCTTGTGGCCATGCTATGCTTGCAGCTGACGGGGTCGGTGTGCCTCACGACACATTGTGTGGGCACTGGTACAAAACGACAGTGTGGAGGGAGACGTACGCAGGCGTTATCAGCCTCCACAGTGATGCTAGGGATGTTGATATACCTGAAGAAGTCAGCAGTCAGGTTATGTACCCTCCTAATACGAAGAGACAACCAGGGAGACGTCGCAAGACACGCATACCATCGACCGGGGAGATAAGG GTGCCTAAGAAGAAAGTTAGTAAGAACATATGTGGTAGGTGCAGGGAGGAAGGACACAACAGGACTAACTGCACTGTTCCTATATAA
- the LOC106337466 gene encoding putative ubiquitin-like-specific protease 1B isoform X2, producing MAYAATKRKRGQDRFSDKPASSSDSTIPPRLSRHKVREFHARCRGFLRFRSLVRRNKTTKPTSVCVGIGHEEASNLFGYKFDSSKPVHEVIDLVDEDSSIEQAAQVVEDDKVEKEYSSPCRARNDEKGSYLRVVPLIRRSPRLKKKRAEVSRELFLPLKEEEDAQVKSAFSVRNRMKVLVLHKNSGIEIRGETLQCLKPCAWLNDDVINLYLELLKERETRDPQKYFKCHFFNTFFYVKLTRPSYNYKAVRRWTRHKRLGYNLIDCDIIFVPIHGVVHWTLAVINKRECKFMYLDSLNGSDPTILTAVAKYFVDEVKDKNGKTIDISSWGMEYVKDLPLQQNGYDCGLFMLKYIDFYSRGLGLKFSQTNMPYFRVRTAKEILRLQAD from the exons ATGGCCTATGCAGCGACCAAACGAAAGCGCGGTCAAGACAGATTCTCGGACAAGCCAGCTTCGTCTTCCGATTCTACAATACCCCCCAGACTTTCTAGACATAAAGTCCGAGAATTTCACGCCCGTTGCAGAGGATTTCTTAGGTTCAGATCACTGGTTCGTCGTAACAAGACGACAAAACCTACAAGTGTTTGCGTAGGGATAGGTCATGAAGAAGCAAGCAATTTATTTGGTTACAAGTTTGATTCAAGCAAACCCGTACATGAAGTGATTGATTTGGTTGATGAAGATTCAAGCATTGAACAAGCTGCGCAGGTGGTTGAAGACGATAAGGTTGAGAAGGAATATTCTTCTCCTTGCCGTGCTCGTAATGACGAAAAGGGTAGCTATCTGAGAGTAGTACCATTGATACGTCGATCTCCCCGTTTGAAGAAAAAGCGCGCTGAG GTATCTCGTGAACTCTTTCTACCGCTCAAAGAAGAGGAAGATGCTCAAGTCAAAAGTGCCTTCTCTGTGAGAAATAG GATGAAGGTCTTGGTTTTGCATAAAAATTCCGGCATTGAAATTCGCGGAGAGACTTTGCAATGCCTCAAACCGTGTGCTTGGCTGAACGACGAT GTCATTAATCTCTATCTCGAATTGCTGAAAGAAAGAGAAACTAGAGATCCTCAAAAGTACTTCAAGTGTCATTTCTTCAATACGTTTTTTTACGTCAAG CTAACAAGACCCAGTTACAATTACAAAGCTGTCAGGAGATGGACCAGACATAAAAGGCTCGGATATAATCTTATCGACTGTGACATA ATATTTGTTCCTATCCATGGTGTTGTACATTGGACCCTTGCAGTAATTAACAAAAGGGAATGCAAATTCATGTATCTTGATTCGCTTAATGGATCTGATCCTACAATTTTGACGGCCGTG GCTAAGTACTTTGTGGATGAAGTGAAGGACAAAAATGGGAAAACTATTGACATTAGTTCATGGGGCATGGAATACGTTAAAGACCTTCCGCTACAACAGAACGG GTACGACTGTGGGTTGTTTATGCTTAAATACATAGATTTTTACAGTAGAGGACTGGGGCTGAAGTTTAGCCAG ACGAACATGCCATACTTCAGGGTAAGAACAGCTAAGGAGATACTGAGACTGCAAGCCGATTAG
- the LOC106337466 gene encoding putative ubiquitin-like-specific protease 1B isoform X3, translating into MAYAATKRKRGQDRFSDKPASSSDSTIPPRLSRHKVREFHARCRGFLRFRSLVRRNKTTKPTSNLFGYKFDSSKPVHEVIDLVDEDSSIEQAAQVVEDDKVEKEYSSPCRARNDEKGSYLRVVPLIRRSPRLKKKRAEVSRELFLPLKEEEDAQVKSAFSVRNRMKVLVLHKNSGIEIRGETLQCLKPCAWLNDDVVINLYLELLKERETRDPQKYFKCHFFNTFFYVKLTRPSYNYKAVRRWTRHKRLGYNLIDCDIIFVPIHGVVHWTLAVINKRECKFMYLDSLNGSDPTILTAVAKYFVDEVKDKNGKTIDISSWGMEYVKDLPLQQNGYDCGLFMLKYIDFYSRGLGLKFSQTNMPYFRVRTAKEILRLQAD; encoded by the exons ATGGCCTATGCAGCGACCAAACGAAAGCGCGGTCAAGACAGATTCTCGGACAAGCCAGCTTCGTCTTCCGATTCTACAATACCCCCCAGACTTTCTAGACATAAAGTCCGAGAATTTCACGCCCGTTGCAGAGGATTTCTTAGGTTCAGATCACTGGTTCGTCGTAACAAGACGACAAAACCTACAA GCAATTTATTTGGTTACAAGTTTGATTCAAGCAAACCCGTACATGAAGTGATTGATTTGGTTGATGAAGATTCAAGCATTGAACAAGCTGCGCAGGTGGTTGAAGACGATAAGGTTGAGAAGGAATATTCTTCTCCTTGCCGTGCTCGTAATGACGAAAAGGGTAGCTATCTGAGAGTAGTACCATTGATACGTCGATCTCCCCGTTTGAAGAAAAAGCGCGCTGAG GTATCTCGTGAACTCTTTCTACCGCTCAAAGAAGAGGAAGATGCTCAAGTCAAAAGTGCCTTCTCTGTGAGAAATAG GATGAAGGTCTTGGTTTTGCATAAAAATTCCGGCATTGAAATTCGCGGAGAGACTTTGCAATGCCTCAAACCGTGTGCTTGGCTGAACGACGATGTG GTCATTAATCTCTATCTCGAATTGCTGAAAGAAAGAGAAACTAGAGATCCTCAAAAGTACTTCAAGTGTCATTTCTTCAATACGTTTTTTTACGTCAAG CTAACAAGACCCAGTTACAATTACAAAGCTGTCAGGAGATGGACCAGACATAAAAGGCTCGGATATAATCTTATCGACTGTGACATA ATATTTGTTCCTATCCATGGTGTTGTACATTGGACCCTTGCAGTAATTAACAAAAGGGAATGCAAATTCATGTATCTTGATTCGCTTAATGGATCTGATCCTACAATTTTGACGGCCGTG GCTAAGTACTTTGTGGATGAAGTGAAGGACAAAAATGGGAAAACTATTGACATTAGTTCATGGGGCATGGAATACGTTAAAGACCTTCCGCTACAACAGAACGG GTACGACTGTGGGTTGTTTATGCTTAAATACATAGATTTTTACAGTAGAGGACTGGGGCTGAAGTTTAGCCAG ACGAACATGCCATACTTCAGGGTAAGAACAGCTAAGGAGATACTGAGACTGCAAGCCGATTAG
- the LOC106338737 gene encoding uncharacterized protein At4g04775-like, translating into MSSSSSSSRSQTRTTVGIPSTCWCGANLTTFGAQTKDNLYRRFYGCEIAVKRQSEHHVFKWIDEAIIDEISIVDTKISQLQADFQSFKRTTTLRLQEHGKKIDESLLEMKRIFHDQTILLDELRNKSTLVLEAKSQSPLLNIAAAAIVLGTMTWLYAKIIVG; encoded by the exons ATGAGTTCATCCAGTTCTTCTTCTCGTTCTCAAACACGCACAACAGTGGGCATTCCTTCAACATGTTGGTGTGGGGCGAACCTGACTACCTTTGGGGCTCAAACCAAAGACAACCTATACCGTCGTTTCTACGGATGCGAAATCGCCGTCAAG AGGCAATCTGAGCACCACGTTTTCAAATGGATAGACGAGGCTATCATAGACGAGATTAGCATTGTTGATACAAAAATCAGCCAGCTTCAGGCTGATTTCCAATCTTTCAAGAGGACAACAACTCTGCGTCTTCAGGAACATGGCAAGAAGATCGATGAGTCCCTCCTGGAGATGAAAAGGATTTTTCATGACCAAACTATCCTCCTTGATGAATTAAGGAACAAATCAACTTTAGTTCTTGAGGCTAAATCACAGTCCCCACTCCTCAACATTGCTGCTGCTGCCATTGTTCTAGGTACCATGACATGGCTGTATGCAAAAATAATTGTGGGTTGA
- the LOC106338739 gene encoding protein FAR-RED ELONGATED HYPOCOTYL 3-like produces MLKLANPGTIADLETDVDDNGDERFLYLFLAFGASISGFRKLRHVLVVDGTHLSGKYKGVLLTASGQDANFQIFPLAFAVVDSEDEDAWTWFLQKVERILCDSPSLAIISDRAVCIFNAVSKIYPQAKHGAYIIHLARNVNSRFSSKNLAKMVTAAAMAHSVGEFRDYYGKIRAASSACGIYLGQIGVARWSRANFPGDRYNIMTSNIAEQLNKALLEGRGAAIVELLTFIQRMMTR; encoded by the coding sequence ATGTTGAAGCTGGCAAATCCTGGTACTATTGCTGATTTGGAAACGGATGTAGACGACAACGGGGACGAACGTTTTCTATATTTGTTTCTAGCTTTTGGTGCTTCAATAAGTGGGTTTAGGAAGCTGAGGCATGTATTGGTGGTTGACGGTACACACCTAAGTGGCAAGTACAAAGGAGTGCTGTTGACCGCTAGTGGGCAGGATGCAAATTTCCAAATATTCCCACTTGCATTTGCAGTTGTGGACAGTGAGGATGAGGATGCTTGGACATGGTTTCTTCAGAAAGTAGAGAGGATTCTATGTGACTCCCCTTCTCTAGCGATTATTTCAGACAGGGCCGTGTGCATATTTAATGCAGTAAGTAAGATTTATCCTCAGGCCAAGCATGGGGCTTACATTATTCATCTGGCTAGGAATGTGAACTCGAGGTTCTCGAGTAAGAACTTAGCAAAGATGGTTACTGCCGCTGCGATGGCACATAGTGTCGGGGAGTTCAGAGATTATTACGGAAAGATTAGGGCGGCTAGCAGTGCGTGTGGCATTTATCTTGGTCAAATAGGTGTTGCTCGTTGGTCTAGAGCAAATTTCCCTGGTGATAGATATAACATTATGACCAGCAATATTGCTGAACAACTTAACAAGGCATTGTTGGAAGGAAGGGGAGCTGCTATAGTAGAGTTGCTGACTTTCATACAGAGGATGATGACCAGATAG
- the LOC106337466 gene encoding putative ubiquitin-like-specific protease 1B isoform X4, with the protein MAYAATKRKRGQDRFSDKPASSSDSTIPPRLSRHKVREFHARCRGFLRFRSLVRRNKTTKPTSVCVGIGHEEASNLFGYKFDSSKPVHEVIDLVDEDSSIEQAAQVVEDDKVEKEYSSPCRARNDEKGSYLRVVPLIRRSPRLKKKRAEVSRELFLPLKEEEDAQVKSAFSVRNRMKVLVLHKNSGIEIRGETLQCLKPCAWLNDDVVINLYLELLKERETRDPQKYFKCHFFNTFFYVKLTRPSYNYKAVRRWTRHKRLGYNLIDCDIIFVPIHGVVHWTLAVINKRECKFMYLDSLNGSDPTILTAVAKYFVDEVKDKNGKTIDISSWGMEYVKDLPLQQNGYRSDDNPLLPIVQTNMPYFRVRTAKEILRLQAD; encoded by the exons ATGGCCTATGCAGCGACCAAACGAAAGCGCGGTCAAGACAGATTCTCGGACAAGCCAGCTTCGTCTTCCGATTCTACAATACCCCCCAGACTTTCTAGACATAAAGTCCGAGAATTTCACGCCCGTTGCAGAGGATTTCTTAGGTTCAGATCACTGGTTCGTCGTAACAAGACGACAAAACCTACAAGTGTTTGCGTAGGGATAGGTCATGAAGAAGCAAGCAATTTATTTGGTTACAAGTTTGATTCAAGCAAACCCGTACATGAAGTGATTGATTTGGTTGATGAAGATTCAAGCATTGAACAAGCTGCGCAGGTGGTTGAAGACGATAAGGTTGAGAAGGAATATTCTTCTCCTTGCCGTGCTCGTAATGACGAAAAGGGTAGCTATCTGAGAGTAGTACCATTGATACGTCGATCTCCCCGTTTGAAGAAAAAGCGCGCTGAG GTATCTCGTGAACTCTTTCTACCGCTCAAAGAAGAGGAAGATGCTCAAGTCAAAAGTGCCTTCTCTGTGAGAAATAG GATGAAGGTCTTGGTTTTGCATAAAAATTCCGGCATTGAAATTCGCGGAGAGACTTTGCAATGCCTCAAACCGTGTGCTTGGCTGAACGACGATGTG GTCATTAATCTCTATCTCGAATTGCTGAAAGAAAGAGAAACTAGAGATCCTCAAAAGTACTTCAAGTGTCATTTCTTCAATACGTTTTTTTACGTCAAG CTAACAAGACCCAGTTACAATTACAAAGCTGTCAGGAGATGGACCAGACATAAAAGGCTCGGATATAATCTTATCGACTGTGACATA ATATTTGTTCCTATCCATGGTGTTGTACATTGGACCCTTGCAGTAATTAACAAAAGGGAATGCAAATTCATGTATCTTGATTCGCTTAATGGATCTGATCCTACAATTTTGACGGCCGTG GCTAAGTACTTTGTGGATGAAGTGAAGGACAAAAATGGGAAAACTATTGACATTAGTTCATGGGGCATGGAATACGTTAAAGACCTTCCGCTACAACAGAACGG TTATAGATCTGATGATAATCCTCTCTTGCCAATTGTCCAG ACGAACATGCCATACTTCAGGGTAAGAACAGCTAAGGAGATACTGAGACTGCAAGCCGATTAG
- the LOC106337466 gene encoding putative ubiquitin-like-specific protease 1B isoform X5 has product MAYAATKRKRGQDRFSDKPASSSDSTIPPRLSRHKVREFHARCRGFLRFRSLVRRNKTTKPTSVCVGIGHEEASNLFGYKFDSSKPVHEVIDLVDEDSSIEQAAQVVEDDKVEKEYSSPCRARNDEKGSYLRVVPLIRRSPRLKKKRAEVSRELFLPLKEEEDAQVKSAFSVRNRMKVLVLHKNSGIEIRGETLQCLKPCAWLNDDVVINLYLELLKERETRDPQKYFKCHFFNTFFYVKLTRPSYNYKAVRRWTRHKRLGYNLIDCDIIFVPIHGVVHWTLAVINKRECKFMYLDSLNGSDPTILTAVAKYFVDEVKDKNGKTIDISSWGMEYVKDLPLQQNGYRSDDNPLLPIVQVRLWVVYA; this is encoded by the exons ATGGCCTATGCAGCGACCAAACGAAAGCGCGGTCAAGACAGATTCTCGGACAAGCCAGCTTCGTCTTCCGATTCTACAATACCCCCCAGACTTTCTAGACATAAAGTCCGAGAATTTCACGCCCGTTGCAGAGGATTTCTTAGGTTCAGATCACTGGTTCGTCGTAACAAGACGACAAAACCTACAAGTGTTTGCGTAGGGATAGGTCATGAAGAAGCAAGCAATTTATTTGGTTACAAGTTTGATTCAAGCAAACCCGTACATGAAGTGATTGATTTGGTTGATGAAGATTCAAGCATTGAACAAGCTGCGCAGGTGGTTGAAGACGATAAGGTTGAGAAGGAATATTCTTCTCCTTGCCGTGCTCGTAATGACGAAAAGGGTAGCTATCTGAGAGTAGTACCATTGATACGTCGATCTCCCCGTTTGAAGAAAAAGCGCGCTGAG GTATCTCGTGAACTCTTTCTACCGCTCAAAGAAGAGGAAGATGCTCAAGTCAAAAGTGCCTTCTCTGTGAGAAATAG GATGAAGGTCTTGGTTTTGCATAAAAATTCCGGCATTGAAATTCGCGGAGAGACTTTGCAATGCCTCAAACCGTGTGCTTGGCTGAACGACGATGTG GTCATTAATCTCTATCTCGAATTGCTGAAAGAAAGAGAAACTAGAGATCCTCAAAAGTACTTCAAGTGTCATTTCTTCAATACGTTTTTTTACGTCAAG CTAACAAGACCCAGTTACAATTACAAAGCTGTCAGGAGATGGACCAGACATAAAAGGCTCGGATATAATCTTATCGACTGTGACATA ATATTTGTTCCTATCCATGGTGTTGTACATTGGACCCTTGCAGTAATTAACAAAAGGGAATGCAAATTCATGTATCTTGATTCGCTTAATGGATCTGATCCTACAATTTTGACGGCCGTG GCTAAGTACTTTGTGGATGAAGTGAAGGACAAAAATGGGAAAACTATTGACATTAGTTCATGGGGCATGGAATACGTTAAAGACCTTCCGCTACAACAGAACGG TTATAGATCTGATGATAATCCTCTCTTGCCAATTGTCCAGGTACGACTGTGGGTTGTTTATGCTTAA
- the LOC106339991 gene encoding uncharacterized protein LOC106339991: MGWIWRKRVSLGKKVLAAVLVMFFAPFLVPPLIVASTIALIASLPYCFLLASYVCTEKVMKKLLPATAFGGRGDKMGLPHDKVGHADLYDDGMARVAMSDPCCVKAEEGGTAAICFKEGDNDHITPLRVTNIMFDVYQSPEDIRKESKSLLESIRDDESSANQSLGRGISEKAFGEGEDNKDSTRVVDLSRKKKVYGTRIEGALESTRKEASREKDMEISSNEMKVLYNEEQIWAKMEALRKIVGYSVARSTTYSEELKALYMFMGVELPTLMMLEKENQDIAHVSERLCVLLSVIGIK, encoded by the exons ATGGGTTGGATTTGGAGGAAACGGGTAAGTTTGGGAAAGAAGGTTCTTGCAGCAGTTCTTGTCATGTTTTTCGCACCATTCCTTGTTCCTCCACTCATTGTTGCCTCCACAATCGCCTTGATCGCATCCCTTCCCTATTGTTTTCTCTTGGCGAGCTATGTCTGTACTGAAAAGGTGATGAAAAAACTGCTTCCTGCTACTGCTTTTGGTGGAAGAGGTGATAAAATGGGGCTACCCCACGACAAGGTTGGTCACGCTGATCTATATGATGATGGCATGGCACGAGTGGCTATGAGTGATCCCTGTTGTGTGAAGGCTGAGGAAGGGGGGACTGCTGCAATTTGTTTCAAGGAAGGTGACAATGATCACATAACACCCTTGAGAGTGACTAACATTATGTTTGATGTGTATCAATCCCCTGAGGATATCAGAAAAGAGTCAAAGAGCTTGTTAGAGAGTATTAGAGACGATGAGAGTAGTGCTAATCAATCCCTTGGTAGAGGAATCTCTGAGAAAGCTTTCGGAGAGGGAGAGGACAACAAAGATTCGACAAGAGTTGTAGATCTATCAAGAAAGAAGAAAGTGTATGGAACTAGAATTGAAG GGGCACTTGAGTCTACTAGAAAAGAAGCATCTAGAGAGAAGGATATGGAAATATCTTCAAATGAG ATGAAGGTGTTGTATAACGAGGAGCAGATATGGGCAAAGATGGAGGCACTAAGGAAGATAGTAGGATACAGTGTTGCTAGGAGCACGACATATTCTGAAGAATTGAAGGCGCTCTATATGTTTATGGGTGTGGAACTGCCGACATTGATGATGTTGGAGAAGGAGAATCAAGATATTGCACATGTTAGTGAGAGACTTTGCGTTCTACTGTCTGTTATTGGAATAAAATGA
- the LOC106338736 gene encoding uncharacterized protein LOC106338736 produces MRKPKSKKKVYVEDEDKPPQYEIGGTSSPDLRLPPRLFATDRFPTRRLNIYSSPDLFPFIRNVLRDTPELETIRQSCLGKLFDLPARQCPVSCKLIHAFLTRQLVFLPKNTLWSAFGGSPFRYGIEEFGTVTGLPCGSYPERYTPNTGKAIVAGKDRVWKRLFGKKIYVTIADLCRMFETDKDMDGWNKIQIALIIIVDGVLIAHKQEARPTPRYVRMVENLKTFLTFPWGRESFLKTISCMKPSKFVPKKCEDHVATLVKKLKQRSFRLQGFPLSLQLVAFRAIPQLLDYIPAPLNNLTVMDLEDGNLPQHKSINAIHIRRVEFDPNLVVTPIIPIESQPQPGWGLFPDDVKDDSVIYLE; encoded by the exons ATGAGGAAACCAAAGTCAAAGAAGAAGGTCTATGTAGAGGACGAGGATAAGCCACCACAATACGAAATTGGAG GTACATCTTCACCGGACCTTCGTCTACCTCCAAGACTTTTCGCGACGGACAGGTTCCCCACCAGGCGTCTCAACATTTATTCCTCCCCGGATCTTTTCCCTTTTATTCGCAATGTCCTTCGAGACACACCGGAGTTGGAAACCATCCGTCAGTCCTGTTTAGGGAAGCTCTTCGACCTCCCTGCTCGTCAATGCCCAGTGTCGTGTAAGCTGATCCACGCGTTTCTCACTCGCCAGCTAGTATTTCTCCCCAAGAACACGCTTTGGTCTGCATTTGGTGGTTCTCCTTTCCGATATGGTATTGAGGAATTTGGCACTGTCACCGGCCTCCCGTGTGGTTCCTACCCTGAAAGATACACGCCCAACACCGGTAAAGCTATTGTCGCCGGCAAAGATAGAGTATGGAAGAGACTCTTTGGAAAGAAAATATATGTGACGATTGCTGATCTATGTCGGATGTTTGAGACCGACAAAGACATGGATGGGTGGAATAAGATACAGATTGCTCTCATTATCATTGTTGACGGCGTTCTTATCGCTCACAAACAAGAAGCACGCCCTACTCCTCGTTATGTTAGGATGGTTGAAAACCTCAAAACATTTCTTACTTTCCCTTGGGGTAGAGAGTCTTTCCTCAAGACCATCTCATGCATGAAACCATCGAAGTTTGTTCCCAAAAAATGTGAAGATCATGTTGCTACACTTGTGAAGAAGCTCAAGCAGCGCAGTTTCAGATTACAAGGCTTCCCACTTTCACTACAGCTGGTAGCATTTCGCGCGATCCCCCAGCTTCTGGATTATATACCGGCTCCATTAAACAACCTCACAGTGATGGACTTGGAAGATGGTAATCTACCACAGCACAAGTCAATCAATGCCATCCACATCCGCCGCGTCGAATTTGACCCCAAT CTGGTAGTCACTCCTATTATACCCATCGAAAGCCAGCCACAGCCAGGATGGGGACTGTTTCCTGACGATGTCAAGGACGACAGTGTTATCTACTTGGAATAA
- the LOC106337466 gene encoding putative ubiquitin-like-specific protease 1B isoform X1 — translation MAYAATKRKRGQDRFSDKPASSSDSTIPPRLSRHKVREFHARCRGFLRFRSLVRRNKTTKPTSVCVGIGHEEASNLFGYKFDSSKPVHEVIDLVDEDSSIEQAAQVVEDDKVEKEYSSPCRARNDEKGSYLRVVPLIRRSPRLKKKRAEVSRELFLPLKEEEDAQVKSAFSVRNRMKVLVLHKNSGIEIRGETLQCLKPCAWLNDDVVINLYLELLKERETRDPQKYFKCHFFNTFFYVKLTRPSYNYKAVRRWTRHKRLGYNLIDCDIIFVPIHGVVHWTLAVINKRECKFMYLDSLNGSDPTILTAVAKYFVDEVKDKNGKTIDISSWGMEYVKDLPLQQNGYDCGLFMLKYIDFYSRGLGLKFSQTNMPYFRVRTAKEILRLQAD, via the exons ATGGCCTATGCAGCGACCAAACGAAAGCGCGGTCAAGACAGATTCTCGGACAAGCCAGCTTCGTCTTCCGATTCTACAATACCCCCCAGACTTTCTAGACATAAAGTCCGAGAATTTCACGCCCGTTGCAGAGGATTTCTTAGGTTCAGATCACTGGTTCGTCGTAACAAGACGACAAAACCTACAAGTGTTTGCGTAGGGATAGGTCATGAAGAAGCAAGCAATTTATTTGGTTACAAGTTTGATTCAAGCAAACCCGTACATGAAGTGATTGATTTGGTTGATGAAGATTCAAGCATTGAACAAGCTGCGCAGGTGGTTGAAGACGATAAGGTTGAGAAGGAATATTCTTCTCCTTGCCGTGCTCGTAATGACGAAAAGGGTAGCTATCTGAGAGTAGTACCATTGATACGTCGATCTCCCCGTTTGAAGAAAAAGCGCGCTGAG GTATCTCGTGAACTCTTTCTACCGCTCAAAGAAGAGGAAGATGCTCAAGTCAAAAGTGCCTTCTCTGTGAGAAATAG GATGAAGGTCTTGGTTTTGCATAAAAATTCCGGCATTGAAATTCGCGGAGAGACTTTGCAATGCCTCAAACCGTGTGCTTGGCTGAACGACGATGTG GTCATTAATCTCTATCTCGAATTGCTGAAAGAAAGAGAAACTAGAGATCCTCAAAAGTACTTCAAGTGTCATTTCTTCAATACGTTTTTTTACGTCAAG CTAACAAGACCCAGTTACAATTACAAAGCTGTCAGGAGATGGACCAGACATAAAAGGCTCGGATATAATCTTATCGACTGTGACATA ATATTTGTTCCTATCCATGGTGTTGTACATTGGACCCTTGCAGTAATTAACAAAAGGGAATGCAAATTCATGTATCTTGATTCGCTTAATGGATCTGATCCTACAATTTTGACGGCCGTG GCTAAGTACTTTGTGGATGAAGTGAAGGACAAAAATGGGAAAACTATTGACATTAGTTCATGGGGCATGGAATACGTTAAAGACCTTCCGCTACAACAGAACGG GTACGACTGTGGGTTGTTTATGCTTAAATACATAGATTTTTACAGTAGAGGACTGGGGCTGAAGTTTAGCCAG ACGAACATGCCATACTTCAGGGTAAGAACAGCTAAGGAGATACTGAGACTGCAAGCCGATTAG